TGGCTATGATTAATGAACTCCAGTGTGGCTGAAAAAACCGCAACATTCAGAATGACGACTTTTATATTTTGAATGTTTTTTCGCCGCAACAATGACTTGATCAGTTCACCGTGGGCGGTGCCGTAGACGGTGACGCTACGGCATGTCGGGGTGAGGTGGCAGGTTTGAATCTCAGTGACCTGCTGGCGATTGTAGATGCTGGCCAGGTGGATCTCATTGACACAGAGTGTCGGATAACTTCCCGAGCTATCGAGGGTAATGTTTTCACCGGCAACATTGGCACAAAGCTCATCCGCCAGTTGTGGCCAGCGCTTTGCAATGATATTTAACTGCTGTTTTTTATTCGCTACCAGCATGTGCAGGATCCTGTTGGTGGTGTCATGATTGGGTGAGGAGCTGGATAATGGTATGGCGTAGTGAGTGGCACTCGTGCTGATCCCAAAGGGGTTGGTGTTGCTCGTTGGTAATAAAAAAGAGATCTTCGGCACGTTCGCCAAAAGTGGCAATTTTGGCGTTGTGAAGCTCAATTTTATGCTGCCATAGTGCGGCACCAATACGAGCCAATACGCCAGGGCGGTCAGCGGTTACCACCTTCATGATCGTGCGTTTGTTCTGCTTATCATGCTGAAATGTGACTTTTGTCGGGATAGGAAAGTGTTTCAGTTGTGTTGCAGCCCGTTTATTGATGATGGCGGGCTTCTCTCCTTTGGTTTCAAGGTAGTGTTTAATGGTTGCCACTACCTCGTCGAGTGACTCCCGTTCTGAAATGGCCTCACCCCGTTGATCGAGGATAATAAAGGTGTCCAGTGTGTAGCCATCGTTAGAGGTGACAATGCGCGCATCCACAATGTTTAAATTTAACTGCTCCAGGGCAGCGGTGATACTGGCAAACAGGTGAGCTTTGTCGGTTGTATAAAGGAAAATTTCGGTACCACCACGGCGCGTCATCTGCCGGAGTACGATCAGCGGTAATGACGCTGATCCGGCATTGATAATATGCCGGGTCTGCCAGGCAATCTCATCGGCACTGTGAACCTGGAAATAGGCTTGATCAAGCCTCTGCCACTGTTGGTTAGCCATTTCAGGGCTGATGCGGTGCAGTGCCAGTGTCTCTAGTGCCATCTGCTTGCTGTAAGCGAGTCGTTCAAGCTGTTCCAGAGGTTTATCAAGGCCGCGATTGAGTGCCCGGCTGGTTGCGTAGAATAGCTCTTTGAGTAGCGAGTCTTTCCATGTATTCCATACTGCTGGGCTGGTGCTGCGAATGTCGGCAACGGTGAGCAGGTAGAGCGCATCAAGGTGTTGTAGCGAGCCAACCTCAAGGGCAAATTGATTGATCACAGCGATGTCACTGAGATCTTTCCCCTGTGCTGTGCTGGACATTAACAGATGGTTTTTTACCAGCCATGAGACTCTTTCAGCATCCTTTTCATCAAGGCGGTGCTGTATGCAAAATGCCCAGGCATCTACCGCACCCAGTTGTGCGTGGTTGCCACCTCGTCCCTTGGCAATGTCATGAAACAGCGCGGCAATGTAGAGCAGCTCTGGCTTGGCAAGCTGGTGGAATCGTTGGCTGCAGAGGGAGTGTTCATGGGAGAATTCGGGTACTGAAAAACGCCGTACATTCCGCAATACACCTAGCGTGTGCTCGTCTACGGTATAGACATGAAACAGATCGTGCTGCATCTGGCCGATTATTTTATCAAAAACGGGTAGGTAGGCCCCTAAAACACCGTAACGATGCATGCGGCGAAGTTCGTGAGTGACACCTTCAGGCTGACTCAATATATCGATAAATAGCTGGTTACAGAGCGGGTTGTGCCTATATTCGTCGTCAATGCGGTGCAGGTTTTGATGTATCAACCGAATCGTGCCAGCACGTATTCCCTTAAGATGGTGGTGTTGCTCCAGTAGCAGGAATATCTCCAGCAGTGCCGGGGGGTGTTTTTGGAACAGGTCAGGCTGGATCGCTTCAATAAACCCTTTACGTACCTGGAAATGCGGGTTGAGTGGCTTTGCTCTATCCGGCTCATTGGCATAGAGAATCTCCTCTTTGAATAGCTGTAACAGCATTTCATTGAGGCAACTCAGTTCGCGAACGGTACGGTAGTAATCTTTCATGAACAGCTCAACCGCCAAATGGTGTTTGCTCTCACGATAACCAAAGAGATCAGCCAGTTTTCGTTGGTCGTCAATCAGCAGGCGATCTTCACGGCGGCGGTTACTGTGGTGTAGTGCGGTGCGTATGCGCCAGAGAAATGCCTGCCCCTGGATAAGCTGTTGATACTCCTGCTCAATTAAAAAGCCTCGCTCCACAAGCCCGCTCAGGGTATCTACATTAAAATGGCGCTTGGATACCCAGCCGATAATTTGAATATCCCGCAGGCCGCCGGGTCCCTCTTTTAGGTTTGGCTCAAGGTTGTAGGCGGTAT
Above is a window of Gammaproteobacteria bacterium DNA encoding:
- the glnD gene encoding [protein-PII] uridylyltransferase; this translates as MATTFLPKRINMQTDNSALFELTTFRKKLSSSTPLFKAFKETLKTAEAELAARFEQGTPVTTLVQQRAWLVDQLLTQCWQLHLPPETQQQATLVAVGGYGRSELHPCSDIDIMVLLHEQNNEVICQYIERLLTMLWDIGMEVGSSVRTVNECIHHGSEEITIATNLMEARRITGNEALFEQMRERVGPSHIWPGDEFFAAKLQEQALRHNKYNDTAYNLEPNLKEGPGGLRDIQIIGWVSKRHFNVDTLSGLVERGFLIEQEYQQLIQGQAFLWRIRTALHHSNRRREDRLLIDDQRKLADLFGYRESKHHLAVELFMKDYYRTVRELSCLNEMLLQLFKEEILYANEPDRAKPLNPHFQVRKGFIEAIQPDLFQKHPPALLEIFLLLEQHHHLKGIRAGTIRLIHQNLHRIDDEYRHNPLCNQLFIDILSQPEGVTHELRRMHRYGVLGAYLPVFDKIIGQMQHDLFHVYTVDEHTLGVLRNVRRFSVPEFSHEHSLCSQRFHQLAKPELLYIAALFHDIAKGRGGNHAQLGAVDAWAFCIQHRLDEKDAERVSWLVKNHLLMSSTAQGKDLSDIAVINQFALEVGSLQHLDALYLLTVADIRSTSPAVWNTWKDSLLKELFYATSRALNRGLDKPLEQLERLAYSKQMALETLALHRISPEMANQQWQRLDQAYFQVHSADEIAWQTRHIINAGSASLPLIVLRQMTRRGGTEIFLYTTDKAHLFASITAALEQLNLNIVDARIVTSNDGYTLDTFIILDQRGEAISERESLDEVVATIKHYLETKGEKPAIINKRAATQLKHFPIPTKVTFQHDKQNKRTIMKVVTADRPGVLARIGAALWQHKIELHNAKIATFGERAEDLFFITNEQHQPLWDQHECHSLRHTIIQLLTQS